Proteins co-encoded in one Conger conger chromosome 4, fConCon1.1, whole genome shotgun sequence genomic window:
- the zgc:111976 gene encoding mediator of RNA polymerase II transcription subunit 1-like isoform X4, whose protein sequence is MEGKMSGGVDTNETILSKLRSKYADKPWNETLQLVRRCMDKSKTDSRTSELYLRCLGRLHEELNVSSLTAMVSRLEMIAKQRGLGSHRSPTETTCYLTSDMFYLEVLLLPGGDVEDVKVAHHGEAPVSWEPLLTLLRSKRFDDFSMKLDCLSSLYNIIGDNETKIKVYTALQHLERDLLKISQLPRPLIDHDLHVDTILNGRIGKVTLQREGNPLSIKYYISPYDLLTDNDDAECKVALVVAGASDSTHRLQMTSLIQKPPIINSEGLPVFLPLDNVTSEVLPACFFLKLQPPLPMLSSFIHKMDQITEMNLCETDLQWLPFPWLLKASLGETSCSDYLEGEDAHFFVPLPDNQMHGYVLAGDVWGVEGLRGALVHSIPFTHPAHVPPLLELLRHQAAINTLLSSFITPHRPSEGSEPDLHCEVLPESDSSFSVSFPLHESDCLGVLLVNVKDSHQITCRLFTPCSKDLSIDEYIMRVLKRLRDCTYRPSLCHDIPECLRHRRFLCACIPHLLLLCNVCACSSGCCRC, encoded by the exons ATGGAGGGGAAGATGTCGG GTGGAGTGGACACCAACGAGACCATACTGTCGAAACTGCGCTCTAAATATGCAGATAAGCCGTGGAATGAGACACTTCAGCTGGTTCGCAGGTGCATG GATAAATCAAAAACTGATTCCAGAACCAGTGAGCTGTATTTGCGTTGTCTAGGGAGACTCCATGAAGAACTGAATG TATCCTCCTTGACTGCAATGGTATCCAGATTAGAGATGATTGCAAAACAGAGAGG GCTAGGCTCACACCGGAGCCCCACAGAGACCACCTGTTACCTGACTTCAGACATGTTCTACCTGGAGGTGTTGCTGCTGCCTGGTGGGGATGTAGAGGATGTCAAGGTGGCTCATCATGGAGAGGCTCCTGTG TCCTGGGAACCACTTCTTACCCTCCTCAG GTCAAAAAGATTTGACGATTTCTCCATGAAGCTAGACTGCTTGTCTTCGCTCTACAACATAATTGGAGACAA tgaaacaaaaataaaggtaTACACTGCCCTTCAGCATCTGGAGAGGGATCTTCTAAAGATATCTCAGTTACCCAG GCCTCTAATAGATCATGATCTTCATGTGGACACAATTCTCAATGGAAGAATCGGGAAGGTCACCCTACAGAGAGAAG GAAATCCCCTGAGTATCAAGTACTACATAAGCCCTTATGACCTCCTGACCGACAATGACGATGCAG AGTGCAAGGTGGCTCTGGTGGTAGCAGGGGCCAGTGACTCTACGCACCGGCTGCAGATGACATCCCTCATCCAAAAGCCTCCCATCATCAACAGCGAGGG TCTCCCAGTGTTTCTTCCCCTGGACAATGTCACTAGTGAAGTCCTGCCTGCCTGCTTTTTCCTGAAGCTGCAACCACCCTTGCCAATGCTGTCTTCCTTTATCCACAAAATGGACCAAATCACTG aaatgaactTGTGTGAGACTGACCTGCAGTGGCTGCCTTTCCCCTGGCTGCTGAAGGCTAGTCTGGGAGAAACCAGCTGCTCTGATTATTTGGAAGGGGAAGATGCCCATTTCTTTGTG CCTCTTCCAGACAACCAGATGCATGGTTATGTGCTGGCAGGTGATGTGTGGGGCGTAGAGGGACTAAGGGGGGCGCTGGTTCACAGCATCCCATTTACACACCCTGCCCATGTCCCCCCACTGCTGGAGCTGTTGAGACATCAAGCTGCAATCaacaccctgctctccagctTCATTACCCCCCATAGGCCCTCCGAAG GTTCAGAGCCAGACTTGCACTGCGAGGTCCTTCCAGAGTCTGACTCCAGCTTCTCAGTGTCTTTCCCACTACATGAGAGCGACTGTCTCGGTGTGC TTTTGGTGAATGTAAAGGACTCCCATCAGATCACCTGCAGGCTGTTTACGCCATGTTCAAAAGATTTATCCATCGATGAATACATAATGCGAGTCTTGAAAAG ACTCCGAGACTGTACATACAGGCCCTCCCTCTGCCATgatatcccagaatgcctccGTCACAGACGATTCCTGTGTGCCTGCATCCCCCATTTGCTCCTACTTTGTAATGTCTGTGCCTGCAGCTCAGGGTGCTGCAGGTGCTAA
- the LOC133126644 gene encoding B-type lectin plumieribetin-like, which produces MSQNYLSKNDELRRGDYIISNNREFKAVFQDDGNFVIYGWKPIWSSDTASSEPHRLCMQADCNFVMYKKNGHPIWNTKTYECRSNMCRAHLKDNGFLVLETESEEIWTSESSKGMKN; this is translated from the exons ATGAGCCAAAACTACCTGTCCAAGAACGATGAACTCCGCAGGGGAGATTATATAATTTCTAATAACCGAGAGTTCAAAGCTGTGTTCCAG GACGACGGAAACTTTGTCATCTACGGATGGAAGCCCATTTGGTCCTCTGATACGGCGTCTTCAGAGCCCCACCGTTTATGTATGCAGGCCGACTGCAACTTCGTCATGTACAAGAAGAACGGTCATCCCATATGGAACACCAAAACCTATGAATGCAGATCTAACATGTGCCGTGCCCACCTAAAGGACAACGGGTTCCTGGTGTTGGAAACGGAAAGTGAGGAGATCTGGACCTCTGAAAGCTCCAAAGGCATGAAGAATTGA
- the zgc:111976 gene encoding mediator of RNA polymerase II transcription subunit 1-like isoform X1 → MEGKMSGGVDTNETILSKLRSKYADKPWNETLQLVRRCMDKSKTDSRTSELYLRCLGRLHEELNVSSLTAMVSRLEMIAKQRGLGSHRSPTETTCYLTSDMFYLEVLLLPGGDVEDVKVAHHGEAPVSWEPLLTLLRSKRFDDFSMKLDCLSSLYNIIGDNETKIKVYTALQHLERDLLKISQLPRPLIDHDLHVDTILNGRIGKVTLQREGNPLSIKYYISPYDLLTDNDDAECKVALVVAGASDSTHRLQMTSLIQKPPIINSEGLPVFLPLDNVTSEVLPACFFLKLQPPLPMLSSFIHKMDQITEMNLCETDLQWLPFPWLLKASLGETSCSDYLEGEDAHFFVPLPDNQMHGYVLAGDVWGVEGLRGALVHSIPFTHPAHVPPLLELLRHQAAINTLLSSFITPHRPSEGSEPDLHCEVLPESDSSFSVSFPLHESDCLGVLLVNVKDSHQITCRLFTPCSKDLSIDEYIMRVLKRCMCIPLVMRAICRRLAQNGSSGVIASTLAAGYSAHAVAPAACLYTAVSEADVPCAPPVDSETVHTGPPSAMISQNASVTDDSCVPASPICSYFVMSVPAAQGAAGANTGCLANPYPGTCVGVLQSWSASNPLGI, encoded by the exons ATGGAGGGGAAGATGTCGG GTGGAGTGGACACCAACGAGACCATACTGTCGAAACTGCGCTCTAAATATGCAGATAAGCCGTGGAATGAGACACTTCAGCTGGTTCGCAGGTGCATG GATAAATCAAAAACTGATTCCAGAACCAGTGAGCTGTATTTGCGTTGTCTAGGGAGACTCCATGAAGAACTGAATG TATCCTCCTTGACTGCAATGGTATCCAGATTAGAGATGATTGCAAAACAGAGAGG GCTAGGCTCACACCGGAGCCCCACAGAGACCACCTGTTACCTGACTTCAGACATGTTCTACCTGGAGGTGTTGCTGCTGCCTGGTGGGGATGTAGAGGATGTCAAGGTGGCTCATCATGGAGAGGCTCCTGTG TCCTGGGAACCACTTCTTACCCTCCTCAG GTCAAAAAGATTTGACGATTTCTCCATGAAGCTAGACTGCTTGTCTTCGCTCTACAACATAATTGGAGACAA tgaaacaaaaataaaggtaTACACTGCCCTTCAGCATCTGGAGAGGGATCTTCTAAAGATATCTCAGTTACCCAG GCCTCTAATAGATCATGATCTTCATGTGGACACAATTCTCAATGGAAGAATCGGGAAGGTCACCCTACAGAGAGAAG GAAATCCCCTGAGTATCAAGTACTACATAAGCCCTTATGACCTCCTGACCGACAATGACGATGCAG AGTGCAAGGTGGCTCTGGTGGTAGCAGGGGCCAGTGACTCTACGCACCGGCTGCAGATGACATCCCTCATCCAAAAGCCTCCCATCATCAACAGCGAGGG TCTCCCAGTGTTTCTTCCCCTGGACAATGTCACTAGTGAAGTCCTGCCTGCCTGCTTTTTCCTGAAGCTGCAACCACCCTTGCCAATGCTGTCTTCCTTTATCCACAAAATGGACCAAATCACTG aaatgaactTGTGTGAGACTGACCTGCAGTGGCTGCCTTTCCCCTGGCTGCTGAAGGCTAGTCTGGGAGAAACCAGCTGCTCTGATTATTTGGAAGGGGAAGATGCCCATTTCTTTGTG CCTCTTCCAGACAACCAGATGCATGGTTATGTGCTGGCAGGTGATGTGTGGGGCGTAGAGGGACTAAGGGGGGCGCTGGTTCACAGCATCCCATTTACACACCCTGCCCATGTCCCCCCACTGCTGGAGCTGTTGAGACATCAAGCTGCAATCaacaccctgctctccagctTCATTACCCCCCATAGGCCCTCCGAAG GTTCAGAGCCAGACTTGCACTGCGAGGTCCTTCCAGAGTCTGACTCCAGCTTCTCAGTGTCTTTCCCACTACATGAGAGCGACTGTCTCGGTGTGC TTTTGGTGAATGTAAAGGACTCCCATCAGATCACCTGCAGGCTGTTTACGCCATGTTCAAAAGATTTATCCATCGATGAATACATAATGCGAGTCTTGAAAAG ATGCATGTGCATTCCTTTGGTCATGAGGGCGATCTGTAGAAGACTGGCTCAGAATGGCTCTTCGGGTGTAATTGCCTCCACTTTAGCAGCTGGGTATTCTGCGCATGCAGTTGCACCTGCCGCTTGCTTGTATACAGCAGTGTCTGAAGCCGATGTACCCTGTGCCCCACCTGTAGACTCCGAGACTGTACATACAGGCCCTCCCTCTGCCATgatatcccagaatgcctccGTCACAGACGATTCCTGTGTGCCTGCATCCCCCATTTGCTCCTACTTTGTAATGTCTGTGCCTGCAGCTCAGGGTGCTGCAGGTGCTAACACAGGTTGTCTTGCCAACCCTTACCCTGGTACCTGTGTTGGTGTGCTTCAGTCCTGGTCAGCAAGTAACCCTCTTGGAATCTAA
- the zgc:111976 gene encoding mediator of RNA polymerase II transcription subunit 1-like isoform X3: MDKSKTDSRTSELYLRCLGRLHEELNVSSLTAMVSRLEMIAKQRGLGSHRSPTETTCYLTSDMFYLEVLLLPGGDVEDVKVAHHGEAPVSWEPLLTLLRSKRFDDFSMKLDCLSSLYNIIGDNETKIKVYTALQHLERDLLKISQLPRPLIDHDLHVDTILNGRIGKVTLQREGNPLSIKYYISPYDLLTDNDDAECKVALVVAGASDSTHRLQMTSLIQKPPIINSEGLPVFLPLDNVTSEVLPACFFLKLQPPLPMLSSFIHKMDQITEMNLCETDLQWLPFPWLLKASLGETSCSDYLEGEDAHFFVPLPDNQMHGYVLAGDVWGVEGLRGALVHSIPFTHPAHVPPLLELLRHQAAINTLLSSFITPHRPSEGSEPDLHCEVLPESDSSFSVSFPLHESDCLGVLLVNVKDSHQITCRLFTPCSKDLSIDEYIMRVLKRCMCIPLVMRAICRRLAQNGSSGVIASTLAAGYSAHAVAPAACLYTAVSEADVPCAPPVDSETVHTGPPSAMISQNASVTDDSCVPASPICSYFVMSVPAAQGAAGANTGCLANPYPGTCVGVLQSWSASNPLGI; this comes from the exons ATG GATAAATCAAAAACTGATTCCAGAACCAGTGAGCTGTATTTGCGTTGTCTAGGGAGACTCCATGAAGAACTGAATG TATCCTCCTTGACTGCAATGGTATCCAGATTAGAGATGATTGCAAAACAGAGAGG GCTAGGCTCACACCGGAGCCCCACAGAGACCACCTGTTACCTGACTTCAGACATGTTCTACCTGGAGGTGTTGCTGCTGCCTGGTGGGGATGTAGAGGATGTCAAGGTGGCTCATCATGGAGAGGCTCCTGTG TCCTGGGAACCACTTCTTACCCTCCTCAG GTCAAAAAGATTTGACGATTTCTCCATGAAGCTAGACTGCTTGTCTTCGCTCTACAACATAATTGGAGACAA tgaaacaaaaataaaggtaTACACTGCCCTTCAGCATCTGGAGAGGGATCTTCTAAAGATATCTCAGTTACCCAG GCCTCTAATAGATCATGATCTTCATGTGGACACAATTCTCAATGGAAGAATCGGGAAGGTCACCCTACAGAGAGAAG GAAATCCCCTGAGTATCAAGTACTACATAAGCCCTTATGACCTCCTGACCGACAATGACGATGCAG AGTGCAAGGTGGCTCTGGTGGTAGCAGGGGCCAGTGACTCTACGCACCGGCTGCAGATGACATCCCTCATCCAAAAGCCTCCCATCATCAACAGCGAGGG TCTCCCAGTGTTTCTTCCCCTGGACAATGTCACTAGTGAAGTCCTGCCTGCCTGCTTTTTCCTGAAGCTGCAACCACCCTTGCCAATGCTGTCTTCCTTTATCCACAAAATGGACCAAATCACTG aaatgaactTGTGTGAGACTGACCTGCAGTGGCTGCCTTTCCCCTGGCTGCTGAAGGCTAGTCTGGGAGAAACCAGCTGCTCTGATTATTTGGAAGGGGAAGATGCCCATTTCTTTGTG CCTCTTCCAGACAACCAGATGCATGGTTATGTGCTGGCAGGTGATGTGTGGGGCGTAGAGGGACTAAGGGGGGCGCTGGTTCACAGCATCCCATTTACACACCCTGCCCATGTCCCCCCACTGCTGGAGCTGTTGAGACATCAAGCTGCAATCaacaccctgctctccagctTCATTACCCCCCATAGGCCCTCCGAAG GTTCAGAGCCAGACTTGCACTGCGAGGTCCTTCCAGAGTCTGACTCCAGCTTCTCAGTGTCTTTCCCACTACATGAGAGCGACTGTCTCGGTGTGC TTTTGGTGAATGTAAAGGACTCCCATCAGATCACCTGCAGGCTGTTTACGCCATGTTCAAAAGATTTATCCATCGATGAATACATAATGCGAGTCTTGAAAAG ATGCATGTGCATTCCTTTGGTCATGAGGGCGATCTGTAGAAGACTGGCTCAGAATGGCTCTTCGGGTGTAATTGCCTCCACTTTAGCAGCTGGGTATTCTGCGCATGCAGTTGCACCTGCCGCTTGCTTGTATACAGCAGTGTCTGAAGCCGATGTACCCTGTGCCCCACCTGTAGACTCCGAGACTGTACATACAGGCCCTCCCTCTGCCATgatatcccagaatgcctccGTCACAGACGATTCCTGTGTGCCTGCATCCCCCATTTGCTCCTACTTTGTAATGTCTGTGCCTGCAGCTCAGGGTGCTGCAGGTGCTAACACAGGTTGTCTTGCCAACCCTTACCCTGGTACCTGTGTTGGTGTGCTTCAGTCCTGGTCAGCAAGTAACCCTCTTGGAATCTAA
- the zgc:111976 gene encoding mediator of RNA polymerase II transcription subunit 1-like isoform X5, whose amino-acid sequence MEGKMSGGVDTNETILSKLRSKYADKPWNETLQLVRRCMSWEPLLTLLRSKRFDDFSMKLDCLSSLYNIIGDNETKIKVYTALQHLERDLLKISQLPRPLIDHDLHVDTILNGRIGKVTLQREGNPLSIKYYISPYDLLTDNDDAECKVALVVAGASDSTHRLQMTSLIQKPPIINSEGLPVFLPLDNVTSEVLPACFFLKLQPPLPMLSSFIHKMDQITEMNLCETDLQWLPFPWLLKASLGETSCSDYLEGEDAHFFVPLPDNQMHGYVLAGDVWGVEGLRGALVHSIPFTHPAHVPPLLELLRHQAAINTLLSSFITPHRPSEGSEPDLHCEVLPESDSSFSVSFPLHESDCLGVLLVNVKDSHQITCRLFTPCSKDLSIDEYIMRVLKRCMCIPLVMRAICRRLAQNGSSGVIASTLAAGYSAHAVAPAACLYTAVSEADVPCAPPVDSETVHTGPPSAMISQNASVTDDSCVPASPICSYFVMSVPAAQGAAGANTGCLANPYPGTCVGVLQSWSASNPLGI is encoded by the exons ATGGAGGGGAAGATGTCGG GTGGAGTGGACACCAACGAGACCATACTGTCGAAACTGCGCTCTAAATATGCAGATAAGCCGTGGAATGAGACACTTCAGCTGGTTCGCAGGTGCATG TCCTGGGAACCACTTCTTACCCTCCTCAG GTCAAAAAGATTTGACGATTTCTCCATGAAGCTAGACTGCTTGTCTTCGCTCTACAACATAATTGGAGACAA tgaaacaaaaataaaggtaTACACTGCCCTTCAGCATCTGGAGAGGGATCTTCTAAAGATATCTCAGTTACCCAG GCCTCTAATAGATCATGATCTTCATGTGGACACAATTCTCAATGGAAGAATCGGGAAGGTCACCCTACAGAGAGAAG GAAATCCCCTGAGTATCAAGTACTACATAAGCCCTTATGACCTCCTGACCGACAATGACGATGCAG AGTGCAAGGTGGCTCTGGTGGTAGCAGGGGCCAGTGACTCTACGCACCGGCTGCAGATGACATCCCTCATCCAAAAGCCTCCCATCATCAACAGCGAGGG TCTCCCAGTGTTTCTTCCCCTGGACAATGTCACTAGTGAAGTCCTGCCTGCCTGCTTTTTCCTGAAGCTGCAACCACCCTTGCCAATGCTGTCTTCCTTTATCCACAAAATGGACCAAATCACTG aaatgaactTGTGTGAGACTGACCTGCAGTGGCTGCCTTTCCCCTGGCTGCTGAAGGCTAGTCTGGGAGAAACCAGCTGCTCTGATTATTTGGAAGGGGAAGATGCCCATTTCTTTGTG CCTCTTCCAGACAACCAGATGCATGGTTATGTGCTGGCAGGTGATGTGTGGGGCGTAGAGGGACTAAGGGGGGCGCTGGTTCACAGCATCCCATTTACACACCCTGCCCATGTCCCCCCACTGCTGGAGCTGTTGAGACATCAAGCTGCAATCaacaccctgctctccagctTCATTACCCCCCATAGGCCCTCCGAAG GTTCAGAGCCAGACTTGCACTGCGAGGTCCTTCCAGAGTCTGACTCCAGCTTCTCAGTGTCTTTCCCACTACATGAGAGCGACTGTCTCGGTGTGC TTTTGGTGAATGTAAAGGACTCCCATCAGATCACCTGCAGGCTGTTTACGCCATGTTCAAAAGATTTATCCATCGATGAATACATAATGCGAGTCTTGAAAAG ATGCATGTGCATTCCTTTGGTCATGAGGGCGATCTGTAGAAGACTGGCTCAGAATGGCTCTTCGGGTGTAATTGCCTCCACTTTAGCAGCTGGGTATTCTGCGCATGCAGTTGCACCTGCCGCTTGCTTGTATACAGCAGTGTCTGAAGCCGATGTACCCTGTGCCCCACCTGTAGACTCCGAGACTGTACATACAGGCCCTCCCTCTGCCATgatatcccagaatgcctccGTCACAGACGATTCCTGTGTGCCTGCATCCCCCATTTGCTCCTACTTTGTAATGTCTGTGCCTGCAGCTCAGGGTGCTGCAGGTGCTAACACAGGTTGTCTTGCCAACCCTTACCCTGGTACCTGTGTTGGTGTGCTTCAGTCCTGGTCAGCAAGTAACCCTCTTGGAATCTAA
- the zgc:111976 gene encoding mediator of RNA polymerase II transcription subunit 1-like isoform X2 — MEGKMSGGVDTNETILSKLRSKYADKPWNETLQLVRRCMDKSKTDSRTSELYLRCLGRLHEELNVSSLTAMVSRLEMIAKQRGLGSHRSPTETTCYLTSDMFYLEVLLLPGGDVEDVKSWEPLLTLLRSKRFDDFSMKLDCLSSLYNIIGDNETKIKVYTALQHLERDLLKISQLPRPLIDHDLHVDTILNGRIGKVTLQREGNPLSIKYYISPYDLLTDNDDAECKVALVVAGASDSTHRLQMTSLIQKPPIINSEGLPVFLPLDNVTSEVLPACFFLKLQPPLPMLSSFIHKMDQITEMNLCETDLQWLPFPWLLKASLGETSCSDYLEGEDAHFFVPLPDNQMHGYVLAGDVWGVEGLRGALVHSIPFTHPAHVPPLLELLRHQAAINTLLSSFITPHRPSEGSEPDLHCEVLPESDSSFSVSFPLHESDCLGVLLVNVKDSHQITCRLFTPCSKDLSIDEYIMRVLKRCMCIPLVMRAICRRLAQNGSSGVIASTLAAGYSAHAVAPAACLYTAVSEADVPCAPPVDSETVHTGPPSAMISQNASVTDDSCVPASPICSYFVMSVPAAQGAAGANTGCLANPYPGTCVGVLQSWSASNPLGI, encoded by the exons ATGGAGGGGAAGATGTCGG GTGGAGTGGACACCAACGAGACCATACTGTCGAAACTGCGCTCTAAATATGCAGATAAGCCGTGGAATGAGACACTTCAGCTGGTTCGCAGGTGCATG GATAAATCAAAAACTGATTCCAGAACCAGTGAGCTGTATTTGCGTTGTCTAGGGAGACTCCATGAAGAACTGAATG TATCCTCCTTGACTGCAATGGTATCCAGATTAGAGATGATTGCAAAACAGAGAGG GCTAGGCTCACACCGGAGCCCCACAGAGACCACCTGTTACCTGACTTCAGACATGTTCTACCTGGAGGTGTTGCTGCTGCCTGGTGGGGATGTAGAGGATGTCAAG TCCTGGGAACCACTTCTTACCCTCCTCAG GTCAAAAAGATTTGACGATTTCTCCATGAAGCTAGACTGCTTGTCTTCGCTCTACAACATAATTGGAGACAA tgaaacaaaaataaaggtaTACACTGCCCTTCAGCATCTGGAGAGGGATCTTCTAAAGATATCTCAGTTACCCAG GCCTCTAATAGATCATGATCTTCATGTGGACACAATTCTCAATGGAAGAATCGGGAAGGTCACCCTACAGAGAGAAG GAAATCCCCTGAGTATCAAGTACTACATAAGCCCTTATGACCTCCTGACCGACAATGACGATGCAG AGTGCAAGGTGGCTCTGGTGGTAGCAGGGGCCAGTGACTCTACGCACCGGCTGCAGATGACATCCCTCATCCAAAAGCCTCCCATCATCAACAGCGAGGG TCTCCCAGTGTTTCTTCCCCTGGACAATGTCACTAGTGAAGTCCTGCCTGCCTGCTTTTTCCTGAAGCTGCAACCACCCTTGCCAATGCTGTCTTCCTTTATCCACAAAATGGACCAAATCACTG aaatgaactTGTGTGAGACTGACCTGCAGTGGCTGCCTTTCCCCTGGCTGCTGAAGGCTAGTCTGGGAGAAACCAGCTGCTCTGATTATTTGGAAGGGGAAGATGCCCATTTCTTTGTG CCTCTTCCAGACAACCAGATGCATGGTTATGTGCTGGCAGGTGATGTGTGGGGCGTAGAGGGACTAAGGGGGGCGCTGGTTCACAGCATCCCATTTACACACCCTGCCCATGTCCCCCCACTGCTGGAGCTGTTGAGACATCAAGCTGCAATCaacaccctgctctccagctTCATTACCCCCCATAGGCCCTCCGAAG GTTCAGAGCCAGACTTGCACTGCGAGGTCCTTCCAGAGTCTGACTCCAGCTTCTCAGTGTCTTTCCCACTACATGAGAGCGACTGTCTCGGTGTGC TTTTGGTGAATGTAAAGGACTCCCATCAGATCACCTGCAGGCTGTTTACGCCATGTTCAAAAGATTTATCCATCGATGAATACATAATGCGAGTCTTGAAAAG ATGCATGTGCATTCCTTTGGTCATGAGGGCGATCTGTAGAAGACTGGCTCAGAATGGCTCTTCGGGTGTAATTGCCTCCACTTTAGCAGCTGGGTATTCTGCGCATGCAGTTGCACCTGCCGCTTGCTTGTATACAGCAGTGTCTGAAGCCGATGTACCCTGTGCCCCACCTGTAGACTCCGAGACTGTACATACAGGCCCTCCCTCTGCCATgatatcccagaatgcctccGTCACAGACGATTCCTGTGTGCCTGCATCCCCCATTTGCTCCTACTTTGTAATGTCTGTGCCTGCAGCTCAGGGTGCTGCAGGTGCTAACACAGGTTGTCTTGCCAACCCTTACCCTGGTACCTGTGTTGGTGTGCTTCAGTCCTGGTCAGCAAGTAACCCTCTTGGAATCTAA